The Desulfobulbus propionicus DSM 2032 DNA segment GAAGGACGACGAGGTCCGCGAACTGCTGACCATCGCCCAGACCCTGGAGGGGCTGGCCCGGCACAAGTCGACCCATGCCGCCGGGGTGGTCATCTCGCCCAAACCGATGGTCGAGTACCTGCCGGTGTGCATCGGCCCCAACAAGGAGATCCTGACCCAGTACGACATGAAGTACACCGAGAAGACCGGACTGATCAAGTTCGACTTCCTCGGGCTGAAGACCCTGACCGTGATCGACCGGGCCCTGAAACTGATCGCCTATGACGTGGGCAAGGAAGTTGACCTGCGCAAGATTCCCATGGACGACCCCAAGACCTACAATCTGCTCTGCCGGGGCGACAGCCTGGGGGTGTTCCAGTTGGAAAGCGACGGCATGCGCGAGCTCTTGATCAAGATGCAGCCGGAGCAGTTCACCGACCTGATCGCCCTGGTCGCCCTGTACCGGCCGGGCCCACTCGACTCGGGTATGGTCGATACCTTTGTCGAGACCAAACACGGCCGCCGGCCCGCCGACTACCCCCTGCCGCAGATCAAGTCGGTCCTCCAGGAGACCTACGGCGTGATCGTCTACCAGGAGCAGGTGATGAAGATCTCCAATATCCTGGCGGGCTATAGCCTGGGTGATGCCGATATTCTCCGCCGCGCCATGGGCAAGAAGATCCCCGAGGTCATGGAGAAGGAGCGCGGCAAGTTCATGGCCGGGGCCAAGGTCAACAACATCCCCGAGGACAAGGCCACCTACATTTTCGACCTGATGGCCAAGTTTGCCGGTTACGGCTTCAACAAATCGCACTCGGCGGCCTACGCCCTGGTGGCCTATCAGACCGCCTATCTCAAGGCCCACTATCCGGCTCAATTCCTGGCCGCCCTGCTCTCCTGCGACTACGACAACACCGACAAGGTGGTCAAGTACATCAACGAGTGCCGCCAGAACAAGATTGAGGTCCTGCCGCCGGACATCAACGAATCGTTCAACGATTTCACGGTGATCAACGACCGTGTTCGCTTTGGCTTGGCAGCGGTCAAGAACGTCGGCGGCGCGGCCCTTGATTCGATCCTGGCCGAGCGGGAAGCGGGCGGGCCATACCGGTCCCTGAGCGATTTCTGCAGCCGGGTGGACAGCTCTAAGGTCAATCGCAAGGTGATCGAGAGCCTGATCAAGGCCGGGGCCTTCGACTCGATGAGCGGACGCCGCGCCCAGTACATGGCCATGCTCGACCAGTGTCTCGACCGGGCCAAGGCGGCCCAGCGCGACCGGATGAGCGGCCAGATGAATTTGTTTGCCATCGGGCAACCAGCGTCGAAACAGGCGGAGGCAACGGAGGTCGAACTGCCCGCCGATGTCGAGGAGTGGCCGGAACTGGAACGGCTGGCCGCGGAAAAGGAAACGGTCGGCTTTTTCCTCACCGGTCATCCCCTGGAAGGGGTGATGGAGGATCTGCGCCGGGCGGTGGACACTGACATCGCCGGGGTGGAAAAGCTGCGCGAAGGCCAGGCAGTGCGTATCGGCGGCCTGATCGCCAGTTACAAGGAGCACAAATCGAAAAAAGGCGACCGCATGGCCTTCACTACCCTGGAGGATATGAGCGCCAGCATCGAGGTGATCGTCTTTCCCTCGACCTTTGCCGAATGCGCCGAGCTGCTGACCAGCGAGCAGCCGCTGGTGGTGCTGGGCACGGTGCAGCAGGGGGAACGAGGCGCCAAGGTGGTGGCCCAGGAGGTCAAGACCCTGACCGGGGCACTGGAGCACTATACCGAGCGAGCGGTGATCACTCTGCGGGCGGCGGCGACCTCACGCCAGCACATGCTGGAACTCAAAGAACTGCTTTACCAGCACCACGGGGCCACGCCGGTTATGCTCACCCTGCATTTCGACAATCGGGGCGAGGTCGACATTCAGGTGCTCAAGGATATGAGCATCCGCCCTTCCTCCGACCTCTTTCACAAGATCACCCGGCTCTGCGGCCCCCGCTCGCTGGCGGTGCAGATGCGCAAACCCGAGGTGCAGCCGCGCCGCAACGGCAACGGCCGCGGAGGCAACGGCCACTAGGAAGGTTGGAAGGGATCACCCGGCATACACGAAGGGTTGCCGGGTCTGCGAGAGGTTGTTCAGGAACGCAACAACGCCAGCGCACCGCGCACAATGCCCTCGGCGTCGATCCCCGCATTGTGCCACAAGGTGGCTTGCGGGCCATGCTCGATGAAGGTGTCCGCATAGCCGAGCATCGTGCACGGCAGCGACAGGCCCTGTTGATGGAGCAGTTGCAGCACACCGCTGCCGAACCCACCTTGAACGGTGTTGTCTTCGATGGTGACGACCCGGCCCGTCTGTGCGGCCCAAGTGGCGATCAATTCGCTGTCCAGCGGCTTGACAAAGCGCGGATTGAGCACTGCCGCGCTGACTCCCTGTTCCTCAAGAAGCTCCGCTGCCGCGAGTGCGGGATACACCCGGTTGCCCACGGGCAGGAGCAACACATCCGTGCCCTGCCGGAGGAGTTCCCCCTTGCCGATTTCCAGCGCCGCAAACGACGGCGCAAGCGGCACCCCTTCGCCGCTGCCGCGGGGATAGCGCAACACCACCGGGCCGCTGTGGGTCAGCGCCGTGTAGAGCATTTGTTGTAGTTCGTCCTCGTCCTTGGGCGCCATCACCGTCAGGTTGGGTATGAAGCGCAGGAAAGACAGGTCGAAGACACCATGATGGGTGGGACCATCGGCCCCGACCACGCCGCTGCGGTCCAGGGCGATGGTCACCGGCAGGTTGGGCAGGCAGACGTCGTGGATCAATTGATCCAGAGCCCGTTGCATGAACGAGGAGTACACGGCAAAGAAGGGACGCAAGCCTTCCAAGGCCAAGCCGGCGGCAAAGGTGACCGCATGCTGTTCGGCGATGCCGACGTCGAAAAACCGGTCGGGAAATTCTGTGGCAAAGGGAAGTAGGCCGGTACCGCCCGGCATGGCGGCGGTGATCGCCACCACCCGCTTGTCCTGCCGGGCCAGCCGACAAAGCGTATCGCCGAACACCTTGGTGTAGGAAATGGCGGCGTTCTTGTTCTTTTTCGGCGTGCCGGTGGCCACGTCGAACGGACCGACGCCGTGGTAGTCGCCGGGATGGGTTTCAGCCGGCTTGTAGCCCTTGCCCTTGGTGGTGATCACATGCACCAGCACCGGACCATGGCTGTGATCGCGGACGTTTTCCAGGGTGGCGATCAAATCTTCCAGTTCATGACCGGGAATCGGGCCGATATATTTGAACTTCAACGCCTCGAACAGCATGCCCGGGGTGAAAAAACCCTTGAGGCTTTCTTCGCTCTTGCGCAGCACGGTCAAGATATTCTCGCCCACCGAGGACAGGGCCATCAACCGGTCCTCGATATGATCGCGCAGGCGGCGGATGGTCTTGCCCGTCAGTTTGCGGCTGAGAAAACTGGACAGGGCGCCAACGTTTTTCGAGATCGACATCTCGTTGTCGTTGAGGATCACGACCAAATTACGGCCCAGATCGCCGGCATGATTGAGGCCTTCAAAGGCCATGCCCGCGGTCATCGAGCCGTCGCCGATGATCGCCACCACCCGGCTGTCGTCTTCCTGCATTGCCTTGGCCGCTGCCATGCCCAGTCCGTAGGAAATCGAGGTGGAACTGTGTCCGGCTTCCACCGTATCGTATCCGCTTTCGCCCCGCTTGGGAAAACCACTCAACCCTTTGTACTGACGGAGGGTGGCGAAACGGTCCCGCCGACCGGTCAGCAATTTGTGGGCATAGGCCTGGTGGCCCACATCCCATATCAATCGGTCGCGCGGCGTATCAAACACATAATGGAGGGCCATGGTCAATTCGACCACCCCAAGACTGGGGGCGAGATGGCCGCCGGTTTCGGCCACGGTGGCGATGATGGTTTCCCGCAGTTCCTGGGCAAGCAGTTCCATCTGCGGCAGGCTGAGGCGGCGCAGATCACGGGGGGAATCAATGGTGGCCAGCAGGGAACTGGTCCGGTCTGTCGGGGAATCCACAATGAGCATGATTATTTCTTACGGTCGACAATGAAGTTGGCCAGATTCCTGAGCGGATCGGCCTGGTGGTCAAAGGCGGCAAGGGCGGCGATGGCCTCTTGCACCGCTTCCCTGGCCATGGTGCGCGAGGTTTCCTTGCCAAAAAGCGAAGGATAGGTGACTTTGTCGGATTTGAGGTCGCTGCCCGCTGGTTTGCCCAACTGTTCGGTGGTGGCCTCGACATCGAGCAGATCGTCGACGATCTGAAAGGCCAGACCGATGTTGTCGCCATAGGTTTTCAGGGCAGTCTCCTGCTCGGCACTGGCGCCGGCAACCATGGCGCCGCTCAGCACCGAGGCGGTGATCAGCGCGCCGGTCTTGCTGCGGTGGATGGTGCGCAGCATTTCGTAGCCCACCTGCTGCCCCTCGTAGATCATGTCCAGCGATTGGCCGCCGACCATGCCCAGCGGGCCGGCCGCCCGGGCAATGGTCTGGATGATGCGAATCCGGGCCGCGTCGTTGATGTCAGCGGACGCCTGGCTGCTAAGCAGGTCAAAGGCAAAAGTGAGCAGGCCGTCGCCGGCGAGAATGGCCGCCGCCTCGCCAAAAACTGTGTGATTGGTCGGTTTGCCCCGGCGCAGGTCATCGTCGTCCATGGCCGGCAGGTCGTCGTGAATGAGAGAGTAGGTGTGGATGCACTCCAGGGCACAGGCCACGGACAGGGCACGCTGACGGGTCGCCTCGCCGCTGTCCACGGCCTCGGCACCGGCCAGACAGAGAATGGGCCGAATCCGTTTGCCGCCGACAAAGAGGCTGTAGCGCATCGATTCGATGTGCTGGCTGAAATCACCGGCAGGTTTGAGCATCAGCGCGGCCAGCTGATCCTCCACCCGCTGCCGCTGATCATTCAGATAGGTTGCGATCTCCACCGTCTTCCTCGGGAAACGGCACGGCCGCCAGCTCGCCATCCTTTTTCAGCAGCAGTTCGACCTGCCCTTTGGCCTCGTCGATCTTGCCGCTGCAGAATTGCACCAGCGCCATGCCTTCGTTGAATTTTTCCAGACTCTTTTCCAGGCTGAGATCGCCGGCTTCCAGCTCATCGGTGATCTGCTCCAGTCTGGCGAGCGCGTTTTCGAAGGTCTTTTTTGCCATACAACGGCTCCGTCGGCCTGAACTGAGAACGATTTTATTTGCCGAATACATCGAGCAAGGGTAATCGTCTATACTAAACACTCTCCCCGCGGGTTTCAACATCTCTTTGGCAATGACAGATCTGGTCGAACGATTCGTCCGCTGGCTGCTGGTGGAAAAAGGCTACTCGCCCCACACCGCCGACGGGTATCAGCGAGATCTCCTCGAATTTCAGCGGTTTTGTGGCGGTGTGCTCTCGCCCGAATCAATCACCTCCTCCCTGGTGCAAGCCTTTGTCGGCTCGCTCTACGCCAGCAACGCCAGTGCCTCGGTAGCGCGGAAATTGTCGGCGCTACGGACCTTTTTCCGCTTCCTCCTTCGCGAGAAGGTGATCGAATCCGATCCCGTGGCCGGCATCGTCGGCCCGAAACTCGGCCATGCCCTGCCCGCCTTCCTCACCGTGGACGAGGTATTCAGCCTGCTGGAAACGCCGGCGACCTCGGACCGTTACTGGCGCCGCGACCGAGCGGTGATGGAGGTGCTTTACGCCACTGGCATGCGGGTTGCCGAGTTGGTGGGCTGCAACCGCGAGGATGTCGACCTGGCGGCCGAGATGGTCCGGGTGCGAGGCAAGGGCCGCAAGGAGCGGCTGGTCCCCTTCGGTCGGGCTGCCCATGAAGCCCTGGAACAGTACCTGCCCGAACGCGAAGCGCTGTGCATCGCCCGTGTGCAGCGGGGACGGAAACCCGAGCAACGCGCCCTTTTCCTCAATGGTCGGGGTACCCGGCTGTCGGCCCGTAGCGTCGAGCGCTCCATCCAGACCTACGCTCTCCGGGCCGGCATCGGTGTCACGGTCACCCCCCATGCCCTGCGCCATTCCTTTGCCACCCACCTGCTGGAAATGGGCGCCGACCTGCGCACCGTTCAGGAGCTGCTCGGCCACGTCAGCTTGTCGACCACCCAGAAATACACTCACATCAACATCGATCACTTGTCCAAGGTCTACGACCAAGCCCATCCCCAGGCCCAAAAAAAACAGCCATGACCGCCAGGGCCAATGAAAACCGCCCCGGGGATTGACGGTCTGTCCCATCATGGTTACACATCAACCCCAACTTCGTCTTGTTTGAACCCTTATCCCATCACAGCTATGCAGACACCGAAAATCCGCTCCACCACCATTCTTGCCGTGCGCCACCAGGGCCGGGTCGTTGTTGCCGGCGACGGTCAGGTGACCCTGGGGACCACCGTGATCAAACATCAGGCGCGCAAGGTCCGGCGCCTCTACCACGACCAGGTGATCACCGGTTTTGCCGGCTCCACCGCCGATGCGTTTACCCTGTACGACCGGCTGGAGCAGAAGCTGGAGCAGTACAACGGCAACCTGATGCGGGCTGCGGTCGAGTTGGCCAAGGACTGGCGCATGGATAAAATGCTGCGCCGTCTGGAGGCCATGCTGATCGCCGTGGATGCCAAGCACTCCCTTCTGCTTTCCGGCACCGGTGACGTCATCGAAGCTGACGACGGCATTCTCGCCATTGGTTCCGGCGGCCCCTATGCCCAAGCTGCGGCCAAGGCTCTGGTGGCCCATTCGTCGCTTGACGCCGAAGCCATTGCCCGCACCGCCCTAGAAATCGCCGGCTCGATCTGCGTCTACACCAACACCAATATCGTTGTCGAAAGTATATGAAAGGCATCAATTCGCTCACCCCCAAGGAAACCGTCGCCGAACTCGACCGCTACATCATCGGCCAGCCGGAGGCCAAGCGTTCGGTGGCCATCGCCCTGCGCAACCGCTGGCGGCGGCAGCAGGTTCAGCCGCCACTGCGCGAGGAGATTGCGCCCAAGAACATCATCATGATCGGTCCGACCGGCGTGGGCAAGACCGAGATTGCCCGGCGGCTGGCGCACCTGGCCCAGAGCCCCTTCCTCAAGGTCGAGGCCTCCAAGTTCACCGAGGTCGGCTATGTCGGCCGCGACGTCGAGTCCATGATCCGCGATCTCACCCAGTTGGCAGTCAACATGGTGACCAAGGAGGAGGAAGCTGGAGTCCAGGAAAAGGCGGCTGCCCTCGCGGAGGAACGGCTTTTGGATTTGCTGCTGCCCCGCACTCCGGGCCATGGGGCGGGCTCATCAACCCCGACAGCTTCCAATGTGATCTCGCTGGGCTACGATGGCGCCGAAGGCCGGCAGGAGGAACTGCGCGGTCAGACCACCCGGGAGCGGTTTCGGGAAATGCTGCGCCGGGGCGAGTTGGACGACCGGGTGGTCGAGCTGTCGGTGTCGGCCGGCGGCGGCACTCCGGTGGTGGAGGTCTTTTCCGCTTCCGGCATGGAGGAAATGCAGAACTCGCTTCAGGAGGCTTTTTCCAAGTTCTTTCCCAAGAAGAAACAGGCCAAGAAAATGAAGGTGCCCCAAGCCCTGGAATTTCTCAAGCGGGAAGAAGCCGAGCGGCTGGTGGACACCGAGAGCGTCACCGAAAAGGCCATCCGCCGCACCGAGCAATCGGGTATCATCTTCCTCGACGAGATCGACAAGATCGCCTCGCGCGGCGGCACCGGTTCCGGCTCGCCCGATGTCTCCCGCGAGGGGGTGCAGCGCGACCTGCTGCCCATTGTCGAAGGCACCACCGTCACCACCAAGTATGGGCCGGTCAAGACCGACCACATCCTGTTCATCGCCAGCGGCGCCTTCCACCTGTGCAAGCCCTCGGACTTGGCCCCCGAACTCCAGGGCCGTTTTCCCATCCGGGTCAATCTCCATGCCCTTGGCGAGGAGGAATTTTTCCGCATCCTCACCGAACCGAGAAACGCGTTGATCAAACAATACACAGCTCTCCTGGCCACCGAGGATATCCGCCTGGAATTCGAGGAGGAGGCCATCCGGGAGATGGCAAGGATCGCGGTCCAGGTCAATCAAAAGACCGAGGACATTGGTGCCCGCCGGTTGCACACGGTCATCGAACGGGTACTCGACGAACTTTCCTTTGATGCCCCGGACCGAGACGACCTCGCCTTCACCGTCACCGCCGACTATGTGCGCCGGCAACTGACCGACATCTCGGAGAACGAGGATCTCAGCCGCTATATTCTCTGATCCGCAGGTGTGAACCATGCAGCATTCCATTGATCCTGAGCTGAACTACTGTCCCCGCTGCCATGATGAGTATCGGCCGGACATTCAGAGATGTGCTGCCTGCGGGGTAGCCTTGCAGAACGGCGCGCTGGTGCTGGCACAAATGGAGGCTCAAAAACACAAGACCACACGGTCCCTGAAAATTGAGGCCGACGAACCGTTGCTCGCTGTCCGCAAAGGAACGGTGGCGCAGATCAAGGAACTACAAACCCGCCTCATGCAGCGGGGGCTTCCCTCCCTGGCGATCAAGGAGGGCGCAGGCGGCTGCGGTTGCCGCGGGACCGAGCTGGTGCTCCAAGTACGGGAGAGCGATCTGCCGGAGGTCATGGCGGTCCTTGAGGAGGAGTACCGCCAAAGCACGGGACTTGACGACCACGATACCCGCTTTGCCGGAGCAGTCTACGACACCCAGGCTGCCGAGGCGGTCTGCCCGGCCTGCGGGCACCGCTTTTCAACCACGGCGACCGTCTGTCCCGGTTGCGGTCTCTGTTTTGTCTGAAGCAGGGAGGCCCCTCTTTCTTCGAGTGCATGCCACTGTCTCTTCCCCAAACAGCCTGGCCGCTTGACGGTGGCCGCGCCTCTGTTTTACAATATAAAAATAATATTGAACCGGGTTTGTGCACAATACGGTTCCTGGGCACACTCACTTCTATCGCACGTATCGGAACAACAGCCCCATGGGTAGAGCTTCAGCTGTCATCACCCTGACCACGGATTTTGGCCTGCTCGACCCGTATGCCGGCCAACTCAAGGGCGCGCTGCTCACCGGCTGCCCCGACGCCACCATTATCGACATCACCCATGCCATTCCCGCCTGGGATGTGGTCACCGCCGCCGTGACCATCCGGACAAGTTACGCCTTTTTCCCCCGCAGTACAGTCCATCTGATCGTGGTCGATCCGGGGGTGGGCAGCCAGCGCGCAATCCTCGCCGCTACAGGAGGCGGCCATTTCTTCGTAGCCCCGGACAACGGGATCCTCTCGCTGCTGGTGCTCGATCACAAGATCGAAACCATCCATCGAGTGGAGCATCCCGATTTCTTTGCCGCTGGCGTCAGCCCGACCTTCCATGGCCGTGACATCATGGCCCCGGTGGCAGCGGCCCTCGCCCAAGGAACCCGCCTGGATCATGTTGGCCCGCCGCTGGCCCCTGCGGACATCAAGATGGCGATCGTGCCGGCAACCGTTGCGGCGGCCGGCTGCCTCCAGGGGCAGGTGTTACGCATCGACCATTTCGGCAATGTACGCACTTCCATCCGGGCTGGCGGCGGCCGATTCGATCCCACGTGCTTCGGTTTTCTCGAGATCGGCGATCAGCAGATTGCCCAGCTGGTCAGAACCTACAACGAAGCACAGAGCGGAACCCTGTTCGTCCTTATCGACAGTTCCGGCTATCTCGAGATCGCCGCCAACCAGGCGAGCGCCGCCCAAATGATAGGTTGCTCGGTTGGCGATCCGATCACCGTCCATCTCGTTCAAAAATAAGCCTGGATGCCCCCTATCGCATGCCAACCAGCTGGAATCCACCCTTTTTCGGCTCTCCTGTATATCGTGGTCATTTTTTCCCTTGATTCGCGGACAGCGAATCGGCGACGCGACTGATCAAAAAAAAACGGCTCATCTTTCTTGATGAGCCGTTTCTTCACGCTTACCCAATCCGGTTCAATGAAAACCGGAAGTTGACGCGGGTATCTGTCAGGCGTTTTCGAATATTTCGTATCGGGTTGGTTCTCCGAGCAGTTTATCGATCTGTTCTTGCAGATCAATCCGCTCCTTGCTTAACGTCCATTGCCGCCAGTCATCAAGCGACTGCCAGGTGCTGATAACCATGCTCACGCCCGGTTCATCAACCCGGGTAAACGATTCTCCCGAAATATAGCCCGGCTGGTTGAGTGTTAACGCACGCATTTTGCGGAGCAATTTATCCAGCTCCGGAACCTTGTTTTCCGCCACCTTCCTCTTGATCAAAACCTTGACAGCCATGTGTTCCTCCTTGTGTTGTGATGTAAGTTGATAGGACGTACATGAACAACCGGACAGCGAACAACGTGTTACAGAATTATTATATGCATCCGTTACGCAGGAAGCAATTAAATGTGCTGATGGATTGGAAAAATGATGATGTCTCACACTGCGCCCAAATAAAATCGACCAAGCCCGCCTTGGACGAAGACGCCATCCAAGCTCTCTCCCTCGAACGGGTCGAACATAACGAAGTTCCCCTGGGTGCCGTGACGGTATCCGGAAACCGGCTGATCCAAGGGGACCAACCGGTTCTGCGGCGTGTCGTGTGCGCAATCAGCTCTGGCGAATGGGATTGATGACGATATTCACCCGGCGATTCATGGCATCGCTGGAGGAAATCGGTTGCGACTCGCCATACCCGACCGCTTCGATTCGACTAGGATTGACTCCCTGCTGGGCCAACGCGTTTTTCACTGCCATAGCCCGCCGTTCCGACAGTTGCTGATTGTACTGATCCGACCCGCGTGCATCAGTATGCCCCTCAACACGAATGGTGGTTTGCGGATAGTTATTCAGAACATTGGTGATCCGATTAAGTTCGTTATACGCACCGGGCTTAAGCTGTGAGGAATTGGTATCAAAGAACATATCGCTCTTGAACGTAGCGGTGAGCACATCCTGATCGCGCCTGATACTGGCCGCTTCGGACTGGGCCATGGCATCGCGCAGAGCCCGCTCCTGATTGTCCATGTAGGCTCCGATCTGGTT contains these protein-coding regions:
- the dnaE gene encoding DNA polymerase III subunit alpha, translating into MPTPFIHLHVHSQYSMLDGAIRVSDLIDTAKEFGMEAVALTDHGAMYGALEFYEKAKKAGIKPLVGCEFYLAENGMEIHDRSAGHNFHLVALAMNEAGYGNLMKLASLAQTKGFYYRPRIDRQTLYAHQEGLIVLTACLKGEIPWRLTHNDENRARARALELQKVFGDRLYLEIQENGLPEQTIANQGLMALAKDLNIKLVATNDCHYLTKEESYAHEVLLCIQTGKTINDPNRFRFNTNELYFKSGDEMAAQFAYCPEAISNTLEVAERCNLELSFKEHFFPIFPIKENETLETVFSQACWDGFQQRLDHMREMGPVSAETEKTYRDRLEYEIDVIQEMGFAGYFLIVADFINWAKKQKIPVGPGRGSGAGSLAAYCMAITDIDPIPYGLLFERFLNVERVSMPDFDVDFCKERRDEVIDYVRQRYGGDDYVAQIVAYGSMKARAVLRDVGRVLDIPLPVVDRIAKLVPEELKITLKKAIEKEPRLREAMKDDEVRELLTIAQTLEGLARHKSTHAAGVVISPKPMVEYLPVCIGPNKEILTQYDMKYTEKTGLIKFDFLGLKTLTVIDRALKLIAYDVGKEVDLRKIPMDDPKTYNLLCRGDSLGVFQLESDGMRELLIKMQPEQFTDLIALVALYRPGPLDSGMVDTFVETKHGRRPADYPLPQIKSVLQETYGVIVYQEQVMKISNILAGYSLGDADILRRAMGKKIPEVMEKERGKFMAGAKVNNIPEDKATYIFDLMAKFAGYGFNKSHSAAYALVAYQTAYLKAHYPAQFLAALLSCDYDNTDKVVKYINECRQNKIEVLPPDINESFNDFTVINDRVRFGLAAVKNVGGAALDSILAEREAGGPYRSLSDFCSRVDSSKVNRKVIESLIKAGAFDSMSGRRAQYMAMLDQCLDRAKAAQRDRMSGQMNLFAIGQPASKQAEATEVELPADVEEWPELERLAAEKETVGFFLTGHPLEGVMEDLRRAVDTDIAGVEKLREGQAVRIGGLIASYKEHKSKKGDRMAFTTLEDMSASIEVIVFPSTFAECAELLTSEQPLVVLGTVQQGERGAKVVAQEVKTLTGALEHYTERAVITLRAAATSRQHMLELKELLYQHHGATPVMLTLHFDNRGEVDIQVLKDMSIRPSSDLFHKITRLCGPRSLAVQMRKPEVQPRRNGNGRGGNGH
- the dxs gene encoding 1-deoxy-D-xylulose-5-phosphate synthase → MLIVDSPTDRTSSLLATIDSPRDLRRLSLPQMELLAQELRETIIATVAETGGHLAPSLGVVELTMALHYVFDTPRDRLIWDVGHQAYAHKLLTGRRDRFATLRQYKGLSGFPKRGESGYDTVEAGHSSTSISYGLGMAAAKAMQEDDSRVVAIIGDGSMTAGMAFEGLNHAGDLGRNLVVILNDNEMSISKNVGALSSFLSRKLTGKTIRRLRDHIEDRLMALSSVGENILTVLRKSEESLKGFFTPGMLFEALKFKYIGPIPGHELEDLIATLENVRDHSHGPVLVHVITTKGKGYKPAETHPGDYHGVGPFDVATGTPKKNKNAAISYTKVFGDTLCRLARQDKRVVAITAAMPGGTGLLPFATEFPDRFFDVGIAEQHAVTFAAGLALEGLRPFFAVYSSFMQRALDQLIHDVCLPNLPVTIALDRSGVVGADGPTHHGVFDLSFLRFIPNLTVMAPKDEDELQQMLYTALTHSGPVVLRYPRGSGEGVPLAPSFAALEIGKGELLRQGTDVLLLPVGNRVYPALAAAELLEEQGVSAAVLNPRFVKPLDSELIATWAAQTGRVVTIEDNTVQGGFGSGVLQLLHQQGLSLPCTMLGYADTFIEHGPQATLWHNAGIDAEGIVRGALALLRS
- a CDS encoding polyprenyl synthetase family protein, translating into MEIATYLNDQRQRVEDQLAALMLKPAGDFSQHIESMRYSLFVGGKRIRPILCLAGAEAVDSGEATRQRALSVACALECIHTYSLIHDDLPAMDDDDLRRGKPTNHTVFGEAAAILAGDGLLTFAFDLLSSQASADINDAARIRIIQTIARAAGPLGMVGGQSLDMIYEGQQVGYEMLRTIHRSKTGALITASVLSGAMVAGASAEQETALKTYGDNIGLAFQIVDDLLDVEATTEQLGKPAGSDLKSDKVTYPSLFGKETSRTMAREAVQEAIAALAAFDHQADPLRNLANFIVDRKK
- the xseB gene encoding exodeoxyribonuclease VII small subunit: MAKKTFENALARLEQITDELEAGDLSLEKSLEKFNEGMALVQFCSGKIDEAKGQVELLLKKDGELAAVPFPEEDGGDRNLSE
- a CDS encoding tyrosine recombinase XerC, whose translation is MTDLVERFVRWLLVEKGYSPHTADGYQRDLLEFQRFCGGVLSPESITSSLVQAFVGSLYASNASASVARKLSALRTFFRFLLREKVIESDPVAGIVGPKLGHALPAFLTVDEVFSLLETPATSDRYWRRDRAVMEVLYATGMRVAELVGCNREDVDLAAEMVRVRGKGRKERLVPFGRAAHEALEQYLPEREALCIARVQRGRKPEQRALFLNGRGTRLSARSVERSIQTYALRAGIGVTVTPHALRHSFATHLLEMGADLRTVQELLGHVSLSTTQKYTHINIDHLSKVYDQAHPQAQKKQP
- the hslV gene encoding ATP-dependent protease subunit HslV, whose translation is MQTPKIRSTTILAVRHQGRVVVAGDGQVTLGTTVIKHQARKVRRLYHDQVITGFAGSTADAFTLYDRLEQKLEQYNGNLMRAAVELAKDWRMDKMLRRLEAMLIAVDAKHSLLLSGTGDVIEADDGILAIGSGGPYAQAAAKALVAHSSLDAEAIARTALEIAGSICVYTNTNIVVESI
- the hslU gene encoding ATP-dependent protease ATPase subunit HslU is translated as MKGINSLTPKETVAELDRYIIGQPEAKRSVAIALRNRWRRQQVQPPLREEIAPKNIIMIGPTGVGKTEIARRLAHLAQSPFLKVEASKFTEVGYVGRDVESMIRDLTQLAVNMVTKEEEAGVQEKAAALAEERLLDLLLPRTPGHGAGSSTPTASNVISLGYDGAEGRQEELRGQTTRERFREMLRRGELDDRVVELSVSAGGGTPVVEVFSASGMEEMQNSLQEAFSKFFPKKKQAKKMKVPQALEFLKREEAERLVDTESVTEKAIRRTEQSGIIFLDEIDKIASRGGTGSGSPDVSREGVQRDLLPIVEGTTVTTKYGPVKTDHILFIASGAFHLCKPSDLAPELQGRFPIRVNLHALGEEEFFRILTEPRNALIKQYTALLATEDIRLEFEEEAIREMARIAVQVNQKTEDIGARRLHTVIERVLDELSFDAPDRDDLAFTVTADYVRRQLTDISENEDLSRYIL
- a CDS encoding zinc ribbon-containing (seleno)protein DG, which gives rise to MQHSIDPELNYCPRCHDEYRPDIQRCAACGVALQNGALVLAQMEAQKHKTTRSLKIEADEPLLAVRKGTVAQIKELQTRLMQRGLPSLAIKEGAGGCGCRGTELVLQVRESDLPEVMAVLEEEYRQSTGLDDHDTRFAGAVYDTQAAEAVCPACGHRFSTTATVCPGCGLCFV
- a CDS encoding SAM hydrolase/SAM-dependent halogenase family protein, coding for MGRASAVITLTTDFGLLDPYAGQLKGALLTGCPDATIIDITHAIPAWDVVTAAVTIRTSYAFFPRSTVHLIVVDPGVGSQRAILAATGGGHFFVAPDNGILSLLVLDHKIETIHRVEHPDFFAAGVSPTFHGRDIMAPVAAALAQGTRLDHVGPPLAPADIKMAIVPATVAAAGCLQGQVLRIDHFGNVRTSIRAGGGRFDPTCFGFLEIGDQQIAQLVRTYNEAQSGTLFVLIDSSGYLEIAANQASAAQMIGCSVGDPITVHLVQK
- a CDS encoding antibiotic biosynthesis monooxygenase family protein, with translation MAVKVLIKRKVAENKVPELDKLLRKMRALTLNQPGYISGESFTRVDEPGVSMVISTWQSLDDWRQWTLSKERIDLQEQIDKLLGEPTRYEIFENA
- a CDS encoding OmpA family protein yields the protein MNRLMRISTGIALATMLTACATNQQTGTAVGAGVGAGVGALLGQAIGHNTTSTLVGAGIGAALGGLAGNQIGAYMDNQERALRDAMAQSEAASIRRDQDVLTATFKSDMFFDTNSSQLKPGAYNELNRITNVLNNYPQTTIRVEGHTDARGSDQYNQQLSERRAMAVKNALAQQGVNPSRIEAVGYGESQPISSSDAMNRRVNIVINPIRQS